TACCAGAGAATCTGTCTGCTCTGTAGCCTCTTAAATTCGTTAGGTTACCCAAAGTATTAGAGTGATAAAAATTATAGTTTCCAATATTTGTGTTTGCACCCAGTCGGAGCGCCATAGTAAACGGGACGTTTCGAGACGGAGTGTAATAATATCTGAAGTCAGTCTGTAACTTTACAAAATTGTATTTTTCATTATTTATCTGTGAAAAATAATTAGCATTACTTGCCCATCGCCATCCGTTTTTTGGATAAAAAGTATCATCAGAAAGATCGAAATTCACATAAGAACTCATATTAAGGAACCAATTTGTAGTTGAGGTTTCTATTCCATTATCCCGAATGAAACTGTTGTCACTTTGTTTTAAAATATTGAAATAAGAGAAACCAGGCCCAATTCCAGCTGTAATACGATTAGAAATTCGCTTTTGGGCGAATACATTAAAATGAGCGTTTTTAGATCTTACCTGATAGTATTTTAATTTATCTGTATTTTCAGAGCTGTTCCCCGTTCCGTAGAAATTGAAATCGTAGGCAGGGCCGATGTAACGTCCGCTTAATACCAGGTCCAGGTTATTTGAAAAAATTGAATAGAAGGTACTTAAATACTTTATTTCTAAAGCACCTGTTTTAGGAGCCATTAACGCGCCTACTTTTTGTTCAAAAGCGAAGGGCTCTTTTCTAAAACCTCTGTTTTTTATTTGGTGAGATAGGCCAATACTTACGAAATCTGTTGCATTGTAAATCATCGCATCTGGTGAAAAACCCGATTTATTATAGATAAAATCATCTCTCGAAAACTCATTGATCCATCTTTCATCTGTAAGAATTAGTTTAGCGGGTTTAGCATACTCTATATTAGAATCCGGATTGTCATAGATGAATAAATGTTTGCTTTTAGAAGAGTTTTTAACGTAATCAACCCCATTTCCACCTACGAATCGTACTTTTATTGGCGCTTTAGAAGTACCGGATACTTTTAAAGTATCATTTCCATCAAGCGCAAAGACTTGTATTTGTTTGGTTTTTTTATTGGAAAATTGTCGTTTGAAATTGTTCATTGTCACAGTTGTCGAATCTCTATTTCTTTTGATATTGGCGATATCTGGTTTGTTTGTACCAACTATTCTGATATCCTTTGCTAATACATTGTAATAGTTCAATGCCGTTTCTTTGAGATTGTTTTTTCTCGCGATTAATTTCTTAATTAACTCTTGTCCATCAATTTCAAAAGATTCGGGAGGTAATTTTCTTACAGATTCTTCTATAACCTTATCCGTAATTTCCTCCATAAGTTCCTCTGCTACAGCGATCCAATCGGTTTCGGAAAGTTCATTTAAAAGATTTCTATCTAGATTTCTAGCAGAGATCGCCAACTTTTCTGGTTTTTTTATCGTATATCCGAATGTTTGTACCTCGGGTACCAGTTTCCTTAAAAAAGAAGGAACATAGCCATCTATTTTTGTAAAAAATTGAATTCGATTTTTGTTGAAAGGACTGTAGATTATATTACCATCATGTTTTTTAGATTGCCATAACCAAGTACTTTCATCTCTATGATAATCACCAATTAACAGATCGAAAAGTCTGTTTTTTAAATATAAATACTGGTTCACTTTTACGTGGTGGTTTTCCAATACAGTGTAGAGGGAGTCCGTACTTATCAGATTATTATAGTTTGACAAACTCTTCTCCAATAATCCAAGATGTCCCCCAAAATCAGCTAAATTTTCTTTTAACAGGCGAGTGTATGGTAAGAAAAAAAGCTGGGTTTCAAATGATGGCAGGTTAGCTTTTTTGGAAAGGTAATCAACAACCAGAGCACCGTATGGTTGAGAGGTTGAAGTTTGATCCTTAACTATATCCTCAATTATAGTTGCGTCAAATCCTTTTGGAAGTAAATCATGGGGATTTCTGTTTATTAATCTGAACGTATAAGTTGTCTTTTCTTTATCTTGTAAAATCAAAATATTATCACTAGAGGACTTAACTTCCAAACCACCTTTTTCTCTCGTTAAATCCAGGTAGGAAACATGTACTGGCGTAATCCAGCTTTGTCTGTATTGTTTGCCAAAAGTTTTTTGTCGTTTTTTGGACGATGCATATTCTGTTCCTGCAGATATAGCTTTTATAGAATCTTTATAGTCTATTGATTTCTCATCAACTAAATCCAAATGATCTCCTTTTAATCCATAAAGTGCTTTTTTAAAAATAAGTTGGCTATCTTTATTTAAAGAATTAATTGAATAAAACTCTACCCAGCATTGACCATTTTCGTAATAATCGAGTTTTGCATAACCTAATGCCCCCATACCAAATAAAGCAGGATATATATTAAAAACTCTGGTACTTAATGAGCCTGAGCCACTAACTAACTGGTTGATATTCCCTTGCTTTAGCAATTGAAGCGAATGTTCGTGGCCACTTGCTATAACTACATTTTTCTTATTAGCTATTATTTTAGAAAGCGATTGTATAAGTTCCTGATATTGTATGTTATTTAAATCCTGTTTTGATATTCCATATTGCCTTATGATTGGATAAAGAGAGCCGATTATAGGCAAAGGAATGTATAGGTTTTTATGAATACTGGTAAGGGGAAATAAATGATCTTTTAAAGAAAAAAAACCACCATGAACTCCATTAGAGTAAATAGGATGATGCTGGACAATTAAAATGTTTTTATCCGTATTATCTAATATTATTTTCTCAATTGTAGCATACGAACTTTTCTTTTTTTCCTCTTCCGTATCTTTGTTAAGTAACAATTCCGTTTGAACAGCAATTACTATCAAATCTGATTTCAAATCTATTTTTTGTACAATAGATTCAATGTTCTCAGGAACAAATGCAGGTGATCCAAGAGTTCTATCAATAAAGTGCTGTTGCTCTTTAATAGGTATTACTTTATTGTGCCAATCTCTGTTTCCAGCTATAAATAAAGTTTTGCCTTTAAAATTTTTCCCTAAATTCAATTGCTTTAGCAGTGCACCGTTAGGAAGTGTATCTCTTTTGAGAGAATTTGTATTGTCACCTAAGAAAATTAATAAGTCATTTTTTGAACTCCGATTTAATTGCTTTTGCATAATATCCAAAACAATTCCTTTCTCCCTTTTCTTAAGATAGCCGACATCGCTAATTAGAAAGATACTCCGGATAAGTGAGGTAGAATCCTGAATTTTATTACTTCGCCAATCTTTTTCATCAACGTTATAAAACCGTTTTTGAGCAAAAACCAAAAATTTAAAGCAAGTGAGTACAAATAAAATAGGGAAGAATTTCTTAATCATATAAATGAATACAGTGCTACAATAACAATAAATAACGTGGAGCCTAAGCTTTGGTTTTGAACAAAAGAACAATATGACGCTATGTGTGTTCTTTTTAAAAATATATTACTTTATGCTTGCATAATAAATTCTTATATTTAAGTAAATAAAACCTGAAAAAACATGAAAAAATTATTAATTTTTAGCGTATTCTTATTGGTGAATACTCTCGTATTCGGACAAAAATCTGATGAGATATTAGGGAAGTGGCTTAACAAAGATAAAGAGGCTCATTTACAGATATATAAAAAGGGGAATAAGTATTTTGGGAAACTATCGTGGTTAAAAGAACCTAATGATGAAGAAGGAAAACCTAAAAGGGATAGCAAGAATCCTTCTGAAGAGCTACGTGGACGTCCTATTTTGGGATTGGAAATATTAAAGGATTTCACGTTTAATAATGGTGTATGGCAAGATGGAACCATTTATGATCCAAAATCAGGGAAAACTTACAGTTGCAAAATGACGTTGGAGGGCAAGAATAGATTGAATGTCAGGGGATATATAGGCATTTCCTTGTTAGGAAGGACAGAAGTATTTACAAGAGTAGATTAATACAAACCAATCGTGTGAGTTGGGGCCTTTGCTTTTTTAAGCAAGGGCCTTTTTGTTATCGGTTAATAGGTATAAATCTTGTCTTTAATAAAATGGATATCAGGTACGCTAGTTAAAAATATAAGTCCTGAATATTAAAATAAGGTTTCTATAAACACAAGTATATCAGAATGGGAAGAATGTAGTGGCAATTCTGTGGTGAAAGGGGGAAAATTATTCGCAGTTTGATGAATGCAATAGAAACGTTATTGAAAAGGAAATAATTGTATGAAAAAAATTACATCGATATATCTTTGGCTGTTACTGCTTGTATTATCGTTTATTCTTTTCTTTCTGCTTATCAGTTTGGCCAAGAGAAAAATGGCTACCACCAGGTTCGAGCAGAATTTTGTTGAATTTAAAAGAAATGATAAGTACGCTTCACTTATTGATAGTAGTTTTTATCAGTTATTAAAGATTGAAAATAATCTTCAGCTTTTTGCCATTACAAAAAGAGAGGATTATTATGGTCACTACCTAAGATCACTGGATAAAATGAATATCTGGATAGATAGTCTGGATAATTATCTGAATGACCAAAATCAGATTAATAATGGATTAGATAGTTTAATGAGGCAAAAAATTAATAGAATGAGAGTCTTTATTTCACTAAAGACTTTAAATGATTCTTTAATCAATTACGCTGATAAACTTCAGGAGGCAGTAAATGTATATGAGGTAAGACCTAAGTTGTCTCCGGCGGAAATAAAGCAGCTAGAATCGGTTTATGTAACCTCGACTACTAATATTATTCCAGTAAAGACAAACAAAAAGCTGCTTGGGAGGATTAAGGACGCAATTTATAATAGAGAATTGGACTTTGATACACTTAAAAATAGTGATATAAAGGCAAATATAGATTCGGATGAGGCTTGGGCAAATAGAGCAAAACAAGCCGAAAACATCAAGAAATATAATCTAGTATTAAATAGCGTGTTAGATAGATTGGTAGACAACCACAAAAAGCTACAGGCACAACAAATCGACCTGTTTATTAACAACAATCAGTTATTATCTAAGCTAAAAGAAACAGTTAAGACTTTAAAAAGCTTAGATACAGAGCGATATAATACCGAAAAATTAAAGAACGAAACCAAAAAGAGTCTAGATATTATCGATAAATTTTACGAGAATGTCCTGTTAATCAGTGTTATTTTAGTACTCATCATTCTATTGAATATATGGTCTTTGTATAAGAATGAGAAGAAACTAAAAAAAGCAAAAGAAGTTGCAATAAGGCAAACGAAGATAAAAACTGATTTTCTTGCACATATGAGTCA
This genomic interval from Pseudopedobacter saltans DSM 12145 contains the following:
- a CDS encoding DUF2147 domain-containing protein; translated protein: MKKLLIFSVFLLVNTLVFGQKSDEILGKWLNKDKEAHLQIYKKGNKYFGKLSWLKEPNDEEGKPKRDSKNPSEELRGRPILGLEILKDFTFNNGVWQDGTIYDPKSGKTYSCKMTLEGKNRLNVRGYIGISLLGRTEVFTRVD
- a CDS encoding BamA/TamA family outer membrane protein produces the protein MIKKFFPILFVLTCFKFLVFAQKRFYNVDEKDWRSNKIQDSTSLIRSIFLISDVGYLKKREKGIVLDIMQKQLNRSSKNDLLIFLGDNTNSLKRDTLPNGALLKQLNLGKNFKGKTLFIAGNRDWHNKVIPIKEQQHFIDRTLGSPAFVPENIESIVQKIDLKSDLIVIAVQTELLLNKDTEEEKKKSSYATIEKIILDNTDKNILIVQHHPIYSNGVHGGFFSLKDHLFPLTSIHKNLYIPLPIIGSLYPIIRQYGISKQDLNNIQYQELIQSLSKIIANKKNVVIASGHEHSLQLLKQGNINQLVSGSGSLSTRVFNIYPALFGMGALGYAKLDYYENGQCWVEFYSINSLNKDSQLIFKKALYGLKGDHLDLVDEKSIDYKDSIKAISAGTEYASSKKRQKTFGKQYRQSWITPVHVSYLDLTREKGGLEVKSSSDNILILQDKEKTTYTFRLINRNPHDLLPKGFDATIIEDIVKDQTSTSQPYGALVVDYLSKKANLPSFETQLFFLPYTRLLKENLADFGGHLGLLEKSLSNYNNLISTDSLYTVLENHHVKVNQYLYLKNRLFDLLIGDYHRDESTWLWQSKKHDGNIIYSPFNKNRIQFFTKIDGYVPSFLRKLVPEVQTFGYTIKKPEKLAISARNLDRNLLNELSETDWIAVAEELMEEITDKVIEESVRKLPPESFEIDGQELIKKLIARKNNLKETALNYYNVLAKDIRIVGTNKPDIANIKRNRDSTTVTMNNFKRQFSNKKTKQIQVFALDGNDTLKVSGTSKAPIKVRFVGGNGVDYVKNSSKSKHLFIYDNPDSNIEYAKPAKLILTDERWINEFSRDDFIYNKSGFSPDAMIYNATDFVSIGLSHQIKNRGFRKEPFAFEQKVGALMAPKTGALEIKYLSTFYSIFSNNLDLVLSGRYIGPAYDFNFYGTGNSSENTDKLKYYQVRSKNAHFNVFAQKRISNRITAGIGPGFSYFNILKQSDNSFIRDNGIETSTTNWFLNMSSYVNFDLSDDTFYPKNGWRWASNANYFSQINNEKYNFVKLQTDFRYYYTPSRNVPFTMALRLGANTNIGNYNFYHSNTLGNLTNLRGYRADRFSGKSSLYGNFEGRLKLTKIRSYVLAGDIGAFGFYDTGRVFSNVTELNKWHSGYGPGIWINFFDHLLVSLGYGISSEDKVFSLNIGCRF